Part of the Capricornis sumatraensis isolate serow.1 chromosome 9, serow.2, whole genome shotgun sequence genome, GAAATCTGGCCCACAACCCCCATCCCCATCTGTAGAGACAGAGAAGTCGAACAATGCCTGGGACCCCTGACATGGGTTTGCATATCCCCTGGGCCTTGTCCAGATTCCAGTTCTGAACGCAGACGCAGGAAGGAAAGGGCTCTCAGCACACTTCAGGCCCCTCCTTGGGCCCACCTCCATTCCCCAAACGTTTATCTGTCACCTcctgggcaggggagggaaggaaagccAGAACTCTGACTATCTTCATTTTTCCCACCCCACTGCCTGACAGTCATGCCTGGAATCTCAGTCCCAGATGCTGCCACCCCCACCACCGCATTCCCACCTCAAATGCCCAATGTCCTCACCTGGGACCTGCTGAGAAGGGAATAAAAGCCAGAGGTGACCTCCCTTTGATGTTTTCTGGGTCAAAGCGGAAGGGGTCATAGACCTGGGGACAAGACAAGACAGGGTTGCTGGGTGGTATCTCCCAGGACGTCCATCCTTGGAAAGGCAGATGTGTTTATAATGGGGAGGGAGTGATGTCTGATTTGCCAGAACCCTGTGCCCTCCTTGGGTCTCCAAAGGGGAATGGACAAAGATGATGGAGGTAGGGTGTGGGGGAGGCATCACCTCAGGGTCTGGCCACACAGATGGGTTGTGGTGGGTCCCAAAAATATCAATGAGGCAGACAACACCTGTGGAACAGGAGGGACCAGTCAGGACTAGTTCCTCCCTGCCTTACTGGCCCCCTTTCTGACCAGGAACCTCCTCCCCTAGTCATTGTGGGCACCTTTGGGGACGACCCGGCCATCTGGGAGCACAATGTCCTGGGTACAGCGGCGGGAGATGCTGGTAACCGGGGGGTGCAACCGCAGACTCTCCTTGATGCACATGGTCAGGAAGGGCAACTGGGCCAGGTCGTCCCTATGGAAACCTCATGACAATTATCCAGGGAACAAAAACAGAGACACTCCTCAGCCCTTTGACTGTTCCTTAAGATCCTTCTTCCTAAAACAAAATCACAGGTGGATAATCTATCTCCAAATTGATTAagtcatatacataaatatagacAGCTCTTTCTTTGACCATCATGACTCAGTAtaagttttaagaaagaaagaaggaaggaaggaagaaatgcaggATCAAAAAAGTACTAGAAGAAACTTAGCCagatatttttagattttctgaACAATTCACCTAAAAGACAATCATAAaaacttttacatttttgtaaatataaaacatttttacggCAAGACCACAAAGTCAGAAGACAAATGAGTAAGAAAAAGATTCAATGTTTACTCTTATGTAACTACAGGACTAGAGATTCTAGCTAATACACTTATGAGGTGGGAGAGGAGAGTAATGTCATTTGAAATGTGGGGTAAATGTGTCATTTTTTGCAGATAgtgattttatatttagaaaacaagTGAATTCACTGGAAAACTTTTATAAACATTGAAGACAAGATCCAGTAAGTGGGggctgaattctttttttaaaaatctcccccTTTCTGTGTGGTTATTTGAATTCTTCATAGCTGATACAGTTAACTAGCTCAAAACTGGAAAACTTCAAGACAAACTCCATATGGTCCAACAGCACTCACTTCCCTCCACAGTTTTCCTAGTGATCATTTTTTATGTATCCTTTCAGAGGTaactttttgcattaaaaaataaattatatagtagCATACTGAATACCATACACACTACTGTTCATTTCAAGTAACGTAAACCAATGTCTTATACATCTCTTGGAATTTGTGTCAAAAACAGGGCCTTCCACACTCTGGagctagaaaataatttttcatggtTTATCCTACAGACTCTAagacttctttatttttcatttaaatctttGATTCTTGTGGATGTTATTTTCTTATAAGGCCCAAGAAGCAGGATGAATTAACTTTTCTCCATATACATCCCTAGTTGACCCAGAGGTTTTATTAAACAACCTTTATTTTTCCTAATGATAAGAGACTAAATATTTAGCATTTGCTGTTGTTTGCTATGGACAAGAAAGCTTTATCCATAAATTATTAGTTTTTCTATTAGAAATAGGAGTCAGAAgagataataaaagaaaagatgatgatgatacaaagtgtgtgtgtgttggtatctcagttgtgtccgactgtgagactccatggactgcagtttgccagcttcctctgtccacggaattctcgggcaagaatattgaagtgggttgccattcccatctccgtGATATAAAGCATCTGAATTCAACTTATCAAGAAATGTGAACGTGTTCTATCCAAATaaacttataaatatttttcaatccaGATAGGCATATGGTTTACCATAACAACAAGGGTATCTAAGGGTTAATTTAACAACATGTGAGTATTATCTTTATGCTAAAATTGTAGGCTCCATTAAAAGCCTGGAGATTACTTGGATTTCCAAAAATGGATATCCGCTTCATGCTCTGGGATACTGTGTATTAATATTATGCTTCCGACAGGTCAATTATATATTCACAACAACCACCTCTCTccatccttcctttctctctctcttctcccttcctcctagTTCTTAATTTACTCCCTGCTGTCTTCCTGACCTAATCATATCTCAAATGCACCCAAATATCTACTCACCAATATTCAGGGTCTCAGCTGAGGCACTTTTTCCACCCTCGATTTTGTCCCTCTTAGTCTAAACTCCAGGCCTGCTTGAAACTTGTCTTCACCAGGCTAGGAGCTCCTGGAAGGCAAAGACTGGGGGGCGTCTGGGACCTTCCTGAATCTCCAGGACAACAAAGAAGCTGGAAAGAACTGGAGATGGCATAGAACTGGGGATAGGGAAACAGGGTGGCAGTGTTTACTAAATGGGGACTGGGTGGAGAAAGATGCAGGTGTCCCTGGACAAGAGTTTAATACTTTATTCCCTCGATGATCTGTCTGAATCATGGACTAAATAATATGAGGAGCTAGAGGGGGAAGGAGATGAGGAAACACAGAGTAAAGATGCTTGAAAACATGTgatttcagagagaaaattaaGGGAGTGGAGGGGAAGTTCACTTACTGAATTTGTGCCAAGTGTCATCATCTGTCCTCACACATTGTTGCAAATTATCTCAGAATCCAAATTTTTGTCCCAAGAGCCAGTTTGCCCTGCTATACATGCTGAGTACTAGATCTTGCCTCTGGGCTCTGTTCCTATTCCCACTAAGTGAAAGAATCAACAAAAAGATTTTCTCTCTGCCCCAACCAGGGAGCAGAGCCAAGGAGAGGGGTTCAAAAAAAGGCCATGAGGTCTTGAACTCACCATTCAATCTCTTTAGACTCACGGTCCCTCAGAAGGTCTTGCACTTCTTGCCGGCAGCGCTCCTGGTATTCTGGGTGCTTTGCAAGGTTGTACAGGATCCAGGAGAGACCACTGGCTGTGGTGTCATGGCCTGAGTAGCATCCAGAAAGACTTCACCTCTGGGATACTTCAGCACCAAAAGTGAACAGCACCCTCACAGTAAGGACCATGGGGAAATTGGTAGGGATGAGGTAGCCCAGGGTCCACACACCAAGTCCCTGGGATAGAGAGATTCTGCCCTTTCCTTGTATTCTGAGTGTTTTGCAAGGTTGTggaggactcaggagaggccactggctGTGGCATCATGGCCTGAGGGGCATCCAGAACCTCTTGGGTCTCTGGGTTACTTCAGTACTAGAGCATGGAcagctgctgggagccagcacaggagatcccacccatggcaaaggtcatgaggaagaggcctgatgggcaaaggcAGGTCAGGAATCGAGGGACTCCCCGACCCCACCCACGACAAGGTTATGTggaagaggcctgatgggcaaggcagATCAAGACTCAAGGGGTCCCCTAGAtctgcttgagcatctacccctgaaaccaaaatctgtctgttgtactacactcttctgacattaacaggggctatccccgaccacctttctctggaaaattaacttagagctccagttaatagtctcctgcatataaaagaagtgtctcagctcaaacctctctgctggcagtctagcttgtgtgacaggttTATCCACACTCCTGctactatgcacatgattgtttacaacctctcagccataaacagcacagagagtttggagtattttgaaagtcttagttagcatagggtttttctaaagataaaaatcatgttggttaagggtttcattgctgagttaatgattgccaccaggcctccatatccttaggcacctgggagtatgttaatcaatgtaattggaatgtagaaaaagaaatatagtagttttgatgttaacaatactagacttttgagttaatgaattttctctttgttataaatcactatacttccctttctttgttataaatcattgtatccttgctatgtaagaatgtaactttatcactatcttaagactaactAGATCTTAAGGGAATACAAGTTTTCTGATTGattaacctttatcaatagaaagaaagatggggccataaaatgttaatcgatctccagaccagaagatataGTAAACAAACGTAAGACAAAGAACAAAGATATGCAAAGAACACTCTGTCTTTAGATAAGGGTCAGAgcagctgaccctgcatgactctgcttcttacatttatctctatgtacaacttaaagtataaaagcttccctgaaaaataaagagacaaaCCAGGACCAGTTCCACAAAAGCCTGGTTTCCCCgtgtcatcttttctttcttactctccttttcaggctgattcccATCTGGACCACAGAGGTCAGCCGTgtttacttatttgcctgggcttctaagacctgaacgggaaagCGCCCTGCATCTTCACCCCCTCGGGAGACTGAGAGGGCACCTGCGGCCTACGTAAACGGTACAAGTCTCTTGTCTCAAGACTTTTATtgactttctgtgtaaaccaaggaatataagcctctttctctcctctattctcttaactgcaaattctttccttatctctctctaaatctataTATCTCCCTCTCCTAGCCGTCCACGCTtcagataccctggatccaaccggggctggaccccggtagACAGCTCTCTTGCACTAAGGCCcatggggaggatggggagggatggggtAGTCCAGGGTCAATTCAGCAagttcccttcctttctctagcCCCAAACTGGGACCCTCACCCTCAAACATGAAGGTGTCAGCTTCAGCCCGGATATCTTCATCTGACAATCCCTTCCCATCTTCGTCCTAGAGAGAAAGCAAGATTCCCAGAATCCCATTAGTTCTGAGGACCCCTGAGTCTAATGTGAAACAGTCTCTAAAACTGTATATAGGAACCCAATCCCAACCTGAAGCCCTAGAAATCCTTTGCTCAGCCTGTAACTAGAGGCTATATTCCATAGGCCTCCTCCTTAACATCTTTCTCTACTGTGTTGTCCCTGGTGAGAGGAATCagtaatctgaaaatattttcatgtttatacATGACAGGGGATTTCTGCAAAAAGTTTCTGGCAACCTGGGTTACAACCTGGGTTATAAAACTATAGAACCTGTAGAATTTGCCTTCTCACCAGAGTATTTGTTTAAGCTCCAGAATAATCTTTCTTCcagtccctctccctctctccatagGGATAAAGGGGCTGATGTATCAATTGCCCTGTATAAGTTCCAAATGTCAAAATCTAGAGGTACTTGTACTGTGATCCAAGCATGGTGCCCTCATAAGCATTTGGGAATGGGGAGCCAGAGCTACAATTCTACTCAAGCTACTAGTATggccatgagaaataaatgtgctgCTTTGCTCCAGGCTTCCGTATATATATGTAGATTCTGTACATACACGTAGAGCCTACCTCAGTGGTAGACTGACTTATCAGTCTGCATTAGAGTCAAATCACAGGCCCTTCACAATTTCAGACTTAGCAGTCCCCTACAGGCTATACTGCGCATGATCATCTCTAAAACATCCCTGACCCATCCCTCCCTTCTACAAGCaccttccagggcttcccaggaccCTCTGCATCCCATTCAAATTCTTTGATCAGGTCAAAGTCCCTTCTACCTCTTGAACTCAGATCCCAGAGGAACCCACCTTGGTCAGCAGAAGCACATCAATGAAGTCCAAAGTCTTGGTCTTTGCCTTGGCCTTGAGGAAGTCATCAACAGTCTCCTTGGGGAGAGTGCGGCGCCGCTCCTGGATGATGGCATCGGTGAAGTCATGCACCAGGCGGCAGGCCCTGCGGAAGCGCCGCCCGTCTGAGGTGAGGAAGTATAGGAAGTCCGTGTGCAGGAAGATCCGCCTGTTCCGCTTTGCCACAAGCTCGCTGAGCTCCAAGATGGCGGTGATATATTTACTGGGCTTCCTACTGGATGAGAGCCTGAAGGGAGGAAACAACTTAAAACACCTGAAGCCCAGAAGCCAGGGGCTACCTCCCTTCAGGAACTGAGGCTCCAAGAACAAATGGCTCACAGATACAGTGCGGGGATGAGCCAGAAGATGTGACTCTTCAGACTCTTCTCAACCCACATCCTATCTCAGTGAGCTGCCTCCATGCCCCAGGCACCCAGAGCACAGCTTAGATACCatgcttctctcctttctctctgtctcagtatctgccccttctccttccccataCTGTCCACTTGTCTCAGCCCTTATCCTTTCCCAGCTGGTCAATGGCCCAGCCCCTTCCTTAGTCTCCTTACATCCAGTGTCAATACCATCCAGGGTCTACATGACTATTGGATTCTCTTGAGTCAGATGTCTAAGCTCAGCTTTAACCAAGACCTTCATGTGCTCAAACACCTTCCATAGCTCCCAGGAAACCTCAGATAAAGTTCATATCTTCTTAGACTGACTTCAGAATTCCCTTAAGATATTACCTTCTCATTCCtccaacctgttttttttttcatggtgtcTCCTCACTGTTGCACATACTTTTCTCATCCTACCCTCCTGCCCTTTATCAAAGGGTTCTACCTACCTGGAAGGAGAgctccttctctttccatttcctgTCCTGGGTTGTCCAGCTCtgagccacctcctccaggaaggccctTCCAATTGCCCTGGTCAGTCCTCCCTCCCCATCTACTACCTTGAGTCTATGACTCATATTCCCAGGCCCAGCAATGAAACTCACTCTTGGCAATTGCTATCAAAACTGAAGACACATTTCTGCAGACTGTCCAAGGTCAGAAGGCTGATGTGTTCAAACATGTCCAGATGGGTGTGGCCCTCTGTGACCAGGCGCTCCCACTTGGCCTAGTCAGAGAAGGAGACAGAGCTGGGGCCCCTTCACAACCACCTGGGTGGACTACCCTAAGACCCTGCCTCTTGGTTCCAGGACCATCCCCAGGGAGCATCAGGCTTGAGTGGAAGTGCAAGCTGTTACTTACAGAACGTGAAGTTCTCATTGCTGGAAGTCAAGAGACCTGAATTTAAATCCTCACTCAGCCTCCTGCTCTCTATATATTCTTGATCAATTTATGACATGAATccaatgctcaataaatcttgCTTTCATCATCTTCATTGTTAAAAGCTGATTAGGAAACTGTCCCTTATGTTGAGAAAGGCCAAGTTCTTCCATGGGCCTTGAGTATCCCAAGTATCCCAAGTATCCCTTTAGTATACCAAGCATATTCTTGCTTGGTATACTAAAAAAATTGGAAGACCCTGATGTTCTTTACCTGGGCCATTTCTCAGAGTTGTGTTTGTAGTAAAAAAAACCTTGAGAAGTGAGGTAATGTGTCCTCCTGGAAAAATATCAGGCTTGCTTCTAGTTCTAAAAGTCATAGAGTCCCTAAACCTATTAGTTCTCCCCACTGTAATACAACATACTACATGAGCAGGCACCAGCTGAAGCCCACCTGTGTCATCCTCATGGAATTTGTTTACTTGGAGGAAGAATACAAACCAACAGGAAGCACATGGCATTTACTGAGCCAAGAGTAATAAATTATCCTTTGTCTGTGACTCAGGACTCTTGTGTCTAATGGCAGAATCCATGAAACAGTAACAAGCTTACTTGTCCATTTGCAAGTATAGAAAAGTCCCAAGCACTTCACAAAATTCCTTCCTTTAGTTcttcaattccatatatatatatatatatatatatatatatatatatatatatatatatatgccctttGCAATGTGATTTTTAAGTATATTATAATAGGGCATGGGGCTTATTTCACCATCCTTTGATTCTGAGTTGGCCTTGGACCTGCTTTGGCCAGTAACGTGAGAAAAATGATGACTAGGGTGCCtcataggcttccctgatagttcacttggtaaagaatccacctgcaatgcaggaggccctggttcgattcctgggtcaggaaaatcaactggagaagggataggctaccaactcctgtattcttgggcttcccttgtggctcagctggtaaagaatctgcctgcagtgtgggagacctgggctaggaagatcccctggagaaggaaaaggctacctactccagtattctggcctagagaattccacggacggtatagtccatgtggtcacaaagagttgggcacaactgagtgactttcactttcagggtacCCCAAACCAAGACCCCAAAAGGCATTGCATTTCTGCATTGtttgttgtaacttctttttcgaGTCTAATTTTATCAATTTGAGtcttccctcttctttcctgAGAAGTCTTGCTAATGGTttagcaattttatttatcttctcaaagaaacacCTTTAGTTTTGTTGCTCTTTGGTacttttttcttcatgtattttttatttcagctccaatctctctgacttctttccttccactaactTGGGGGGCTTGttgttcttcctttctctttgctttaGATGTGATGTTAGGTTGTttgtttgacatttttcttgtttcttgaggtaggcttgaaAAGCAGTTCTTAGAACTGTTTTTCCTGCATCCCATAGATTTAGAGGTGTGTTTTCAGTGTCATTGGTTTCTaggtgttttttttgtgtgtgtgtttgtgttttttatggtTTTTTCCTATAATTGATATCTAACCACATAGCATAAAGGTCAGAAAAAACGCTTgatagaattttaattttcttaaatttaccaaggcttgatttgtgacccaagatgtgatctatcctgggtCACATGTGcacttcagggaaaaaaaaaatgtattctgttgcttttggaaGGGTtttcctgtagatatcaattaggtccatctGGTATAATGTGAAaacacaaccctcagaatggcagaaaataattgcaaataaagaaactgacagaggattaatctccaaaatatacaagcagcccatgcagctcaatatcagaaaaacaaacaacacaatcatAAAATGGGCAGAGGCCCTCaagagaaatttctccaaagacatacaggtggccaatcAACACACGAAGAAGGTGATCAGTCTTGCTCATTGTTAgggaaatcaaaactaaaatgaggtatcacctcaccctAGTTAGAACttccatcatcaaaaattctcaagcaataaatgctggagaggatatggagaaaaggaaaccctcttgcgCTATTGGTGTGACTATAAATTGATACAAGCCACTGTGGAGAGCAGtatagagatttctttaaaaaccagGACTACTAAGCAAATATCTTGAGAAAATCATAGTTCAAAAAGTCACAtataccctaatgttcattgctgcactatttacaatagccaggatatggaaacaacctagatgcccactgacagatgaatggataaagaagttgtggtgcataggtaCAACGCACTTAGTCATCAAAAGGAAAACCAGGAATACTAAGCAAATATCTTGAGAAAATCATAGTTCAAAAAGTCACATATACTGTTCAttgctgcactatttacaatagccaggatatggaaacaacgtagatgcccactgacagatgaatggataaagaagttgtggtacataggtACAATGCACTTAGTCATCAAAAGGAACAAATGTGAATCACTTGTACTGAGGTGGATAAGTCTAGAGCCTGTTACACCAAGTGAAGTAAATCTTATATTGgccaagagaaaaacaattattttgctatatatatatatatatatatatatatatatatatataaataaaatttgcttccctggtggctcaaacattaaagaatctgcttgcaatgcaaggagacccaggttcaatctctggatcagggagacccctggagaagggaatggcaacccactccagtgttcttgcctggagagttccatggacagaggagcctgtgggctacagtccatggggtcataaagaattggacacaactgagagactaacactttcacttttcatgggatctagaaaaatggcactgatgaacctaattgcagggcaggaatgaagattcagatatagagaacagactctggaacacagcagggagaagagggggtggaacaaattgagaaagtagcgtTGATGTATATATTactattatgtgtaaaatagatagctagggGGAAGGTGCTATATATGACTGATTAGCATTgctttatggcagaaactgacacaactgTGTAAGGcaattaaactccaattaaaaactaaaataaaaataaaagggcaTTGCAGTCTCTTCTCAGTCTGTTGGAACATTGCTTCTGCCAGTGAACAAACCTGAAATGTCTTCAAGGGAGAGAATCACATAAAAGGAAATCCATTTGACCTGGGTGAAATGATCCAAGATCAGctaagaagggataggctacccactccagtattcttgggcttccctggtggctcagctggtaaagaatacgcctgcaatgtgggagacctgggttcaatccctgggttgggaagatcccctggagaagggaaaggctacctactccagtattcgagcctggagaactccatggactggagtcacaaagagtcagacacaactgagtgactttcaccttcgTGTTATTGTTTGTAAGTGATTTGTTGCTCCAGAATGACTACTAAACAACATTCATTATTTCCCTAAAATATGTCTCAAGATTCCAAGGCTTctgtgaagaaaaagagaaactaacacattctgagcacttactgtgtgccaggaacaTGGCTCCATTACATTATGTTGACCACTTTGCAAAACAAGGCTCATGTTATACTTATTTATCAGCCAAGGAAACTAAGGTTCAGAAGGGAGAACAATGGCCTCAAAGTCAACTGGAAGATCCAGAATTCCAGACAAGATGTTCCTGAGTCCCCGTTATCCTCAAGATTCCAGCTGGAACGCTGGGTTCAAGAGACTCACGTGCATGATCTCTGCGCTCTTCGTGAAAATCTTCATATAGGGCTTCAGGATGTTGAAGTGGAAGGCGGGTGTCAGCATGCGACGGTGGCTGCTCCACTTGTCACCAGCACTCAGCAGGAGCCCATCCCCTAGCAGAGACAGCCACAGGGAGTGAGCAAAGGAAGACCTTCCCCTGGGTCCCCAAAGTCATCCGCAATCCCCTTCACTCACAGTTACTCACCCAGCCAGGGTTTTAGAGTGCCATAGAACAGCACGTCCTTGGGTGCAATGGCAGCTGAAATGAATAAACACAATCAGGGGCCAGGTAGATGGAGAGGAGAAGGACTTCTGATGAGGGGTGGAGGCTTCCAGCCAGGAATCTGCATTCCCTCTCCAAGCCCAACATAGCAGAATGAGACTAAGAGCACAGGAAgctgggaggggagaagggaccAGACCAGGCAGCGGCACAGAGAAGAGCAAAGGCAGAGCCCATAGACACAACTCAGTGTGCTTAGACATACCCCAGAATGACACAACATGCCCAGCATTCCTTGACATAGCCTACAGAGTCCAACACATTCTGACATGGAAGCAAAACCCAGCCCTCTACAAAACACCTTTACAGGGACCAAGGACACCACACCTGCCCCAGCACGAGGACCTCTCCTGAGACATCTGACGTGGCCCCATGTGTTACCATGCCCTGACGTGGCCCCAACATGCATGACACAACCTGAAATGATGCACAGCTCTGCCATGGACCtgaagaccacctgacctgttcCCAGGGTGCCCCAGGCAGGCTCCAGACAGGACTTGAATACAGTGATCTCACAGACATGAATCAAGTGTAAGCCAGGCATACCTTAAGACCCCAAACAGGCAGGATTCACACAAGGTCTCAGGCATTTCTCAAAGTGACCCTGAGCCCCAGACCTGAGGCAAACCCCACATGTGGCCCAGGAGTGATCAACAGGAGAACCAGACAATCTCTAATGACATTTCAGATAAGAACCGGAGAGACTCCTAGATGCCTCAAATGTCCTTGGCCACAGGTGAgctccagacatgactgagaacatcTTTGAGCTCAGGCATAAAATATACTAGGTGGCACCAAGTATAACACACCAGTTGTAACCAGAATCCATGTGGATACATAAATGTGACTAGATGTGGCCATGCAGCAGACACTGCACAGACATGACTGGAGGTCAGGCAGGTGGGAGTCTGCAGTGAGAGACAGTGGTACCCTGGCCACACACCCCACTGTCTGCATCACGGTCAGCCGCCCAATTAGAGGCAACACAGACCATGACGGGGACAAGCTGTGGCCAAGGATCTACCTGGAGCCAAGAGCACAGGCTTGACGCAGGTGGGCTGGAAGATGTAGATG contains:
- the LOC138085384 gene encoding prostaglandin E2 omega-hydroxylase CYP4F21-like, whose product is MLELSLSRLGLGPVAASPWLLLLLVGASWILARVLAWTYTFYNNSRRLRCFLQPPKSNWFLGHMDLVPPTEQGLIYFTQMAANYPRGYLIWFGPIVPLVIFCHPDMLRSITNASAAIAPKDVLFYGTLKPWLGDGLLLSAGDKWSSHRRMLTPAFHFNILKPYMKIFTKSAEIMHAKWERLVTEGHTHLDMFEHISLLTLDSLQKCVFSFDSNCQELSSSRKPSKYITAILELSELVAKRNRRIFLHTDFLYFLTSDGRRFRRACRLVHDFTDAIIQERRRTLPKETVDDFLKAKAKTKTLDFIDVLLLTKDEDGKGLSDEDIRAEADTFMFEGHDTTASGLSWILYNLAKHPEYQERCRQEVQDLLRDRESKEIEWDDLAQLPFLTMCIKESLRLHPPVTSISRRCTQDIVLPDGRVVPKGVVCLIDIFGTHHNPSVWPDPEVYDPFRFDPENIKGRSPLAFIPFSAGPRNCIGQTFAMTEMKVILALTLLRFRVLPDKEPCRKPELILRTEGGLWLRVEPLSAGQQ